The proteins below come from a single Xyrauchen texanus isolate HMW12.3.18 chromosome 3, RBS_HiC_50CHRs, whole genome shotgun sequence genomic window:
- the timm8b gene encoding LOW QUALITY PROTEIN: mitochondrial import inner membrane translocase subunit Tim8 B (The sequence of the model RefSeq protein was modified relative to this genomic sequence to represent the inferred CDS: inserted 1 base in 1 codon) → MADFSSSFDMPSASXSESTDASELQRLIAAEQQKAQFQAQVHNFTDVCWDKCLDKPSSKLDSRTETCLVNCVERFIDTTLTITNRFTQMVQKSGH, encoded by the exons ATGGCTGATTTTAGTTCAAGCTTTGACATGCCGTCGGCTA TTTCAGAATCTACCGATGCTTCGGAGCTTCAGCGTCTGATTGCTGCAGAGCAGCAGAAAGCGCAGTTTCAAGCGCAG GTTCACAATTTCACTGATGTTTGCTGGGATAAATGTTTGGACAAACCGAGTAGCAAATTGGATTCACGAACTGAGACGTGTCTCGTAAACTGCGTGGAACGTTTCATCGACACAACCCTCACCATCACGAATCGCTTTACACAGATGGTCCAGAAGAGCGGGCATTGA
- the sdhda gene encoding LOW QUALITY PROTEIN: succinate dehydrogenase [ubiquinone] cytochrome b small subunit A, mitochondrial (The sequence of the model RefSeq protein was modified relative to this genomic sequence to represent the inferred CDS: deleted 2 bases in 2 codons), whose product MIGVAFSSSRAASKHWTGERVLSIVLLASGMSPAAYLYLGMVVDYTVAAALTLHGHWGIGQVLTDYVHDEAKIKMAKAGLFMLSTATLFGLCYFNYHDVGICKEVAMLWKI is encoded by the exons atgataggtgtgg CTTTTTCAAGCTCCAGGGCAGCATCCAAGCACTGGACAGGTGAACGGGTATTGAGCATAGTTCTGTTAGCA AGTGGCATGTCTCCGGCGGCATACCTGTACCTTGGTATGGTAGTGGATTAC ACTGTTGCTGCAGCTCTCACGCTACATGGACACTG GGGGATTGGTCAAGTCCTAACTGACTATGTCCATGATGAGGCCAAGATTAAGATGGCTAAAGCTGGCCTCTTCATGCTTTCTACAGCCACATTATTTGGTCTCTGCTATTTTAATTACCATGATGTTGGCATCTGCAAAGAAGTTGCCATGCTGTGGAAAATATGA